From Aliarcobacter butzleri, the proteins below share one genomic window:
- a CDS encoding alpha/beta fold hydrolase: protein MAIKNIVIDNKIFDISYEIINPSATKDIIFLHGWGSNKDIMKSAFSRYLKDFRHIYIDLPGFGKSPNEYVLTTNDYVNITSEFLKLLHSSKEFIAGHSYGGKVATLLNPQNLILLSSAGILEEKPFDVKLKIFFAKVLNFLGLKNITKRFRSKDVDKMSENMYATFKNVVNEDFSSYFSDFSNKAFIFWGKDDKATSLESGQKIANLIKKSTFEAFEGDHYFFIKKAKNICERIENGIY, encoded by the coding sequence TTGGCAATCAAAAATATAGTTATTGATAATAAAATTTTTGATATTTCTTATGAGATTATAAATCCAAGTGCAACAAAGGATATAATCTTTCTTCATGGCTGGGGTTCAAATAAAGATATTATGAAAAGTGCATTTTCTAGATATCTAAAAGATTTTAGACATATCTATATTGACTTACCAGGTTTTGGAAAAAGTCCAAATGAGTATGTTTTAACTACAAATGATTATGTAAATATTACTTCAGAATTTTTAAAACTTCTTCACTCTTCTAAAGAGTTTATAGCAGGACATTCTTATGGTGGAAAAGTGGCAACTTTGCTTAATCCACAAAATCTTATACTTTTAAGTAGCGCTGGAATTTTAGAAGAAAAACCTTTTGATGTGAAACTAAAAATCTTTTTTGCAAAAGTTTTAAATTTTTTAGGTTTAAAAAATATAACAAAAAGATTTAGAAGTAAAGATGTAGATAAAATGAGTGAAAATATGTATGCAACTTTTAAAAATGTTGTAAATGAAGATTTTTCTTCTTATTTTTCAGATTTTTCAAATAAAGCTTTTATTTTTTGGGGCAAAGATGATAAAGCAACTTCTTTAGAATCTGGACAAAAAATAGCAAATTTGATAAAAAAATCTACTTTTGAAGCTTTTGAAGGGGATCATTACTTTTTTATAAAAAAAGCAAAAAATATTTGTGAAAGAATAGAAAATGGAATATATTAA
- a CDS encoding Mur ligase family protein: MEYINIITHIVLIMSLGWYLITNLQWYNYKLDRVIFKHHKWQWHITYFLSPIVLFYIIPEPYFTIYFFLVFLTSFVLWNKKLDRGLVLTSRVKRFLVILLLSTFAIISFCLSNPNCANLFIFTPLLLAYIFSTLLEKLFFISFKHKGKKRVKSIKDLKIVEITASFGKTSIKNYLYHILKNKYKVYKTPRSVNTIAGIVLDVNKDLPADTQIYIAEAGARVKGDIEEITMFLEPQICVIGSVGEQHIEYFKTLENIINTKMEILKSPNMKMGFVHESVPISNSQNITKFPNSLHIVKSNLDGIWFDVEVGGNIEHFYAPILGSFNAINLTAVILVAHYLGMDILEIKAALTTLPQVEHRLQKIEANGKIIVDDSFNGNLEGMLEAVNICSSYEGRKVIITPGLVESTDEANILLAKAIDENFDYVILTGSLNTQLLKANINENKVYILKDKSKMQEVLAELTRTGDLILFANDAPNFI; encoded by the coding sequence ATGGAATATATTAATATAATCACACACATTGTTTTAATAATGAGTTTAGGTTGGTATTTGATAACTAATCTGCAATGGTACAATTATAAATTAGATAGAGTTATATTTAAACATCATAAATGGCAATGGCATATCACATACTTTCTTTCTCCTATTGTTTTATTTTATATCATTCCTGAACCTTATTTTACTATTTATTTTTTTCTAGTATTTTTGACAAGTTTTGTTTTATGGAATAAAAAATTAGATCGTGGATTAGTTTTAACTTCAAGAGTTAAAAGATTTTTAGTGATTTTATTATTGAGTACATTTGCTATAATTTCTTTTTGTTTATCTAATCCAAATTGTGCAAATTTATTTATTTTTACTCCATTACTTTTGGCTTATATCTTTTCTACACTATTAGAAAAACTGTTTTTTATCTCTTTTAAGCACAAAGGTAAAAAAAGAGTAAAAAGTATAAAAGATTTAAAAATAGTAGAAATCACTGCATCTTTTGGTAAAACTTCAATTAAGAATTATCTTTATCATATTTTGAAAAATAAATATAAAGTTTATAAAACACCAAGAAGTGTAAATACTATTGCAGGAATAGTTCTTGATGTAAATAAAGATTTACCAGCTGATACTCAAATTTATATAGCAGAAGCAGGGGCTAGAGTAAAAGGTGATATTGAAGAAATAACTATGTTTTTAGAACCTCAAATTTGTGTTATTGGAAGTGTAGGTGAACAACACATTGAGTATTTTAAAACTTTAGAAAATATTATAAATACAAAAATGGAGATTTTAAAATCTCCAAATATGAAAATGGGATTTGTACATGAATCAGTTCCAATTTCAAACAGTCAAAATATTACAAAATTCCCAAATAGTTTACATATAGTAAAAAGTAATTTAGATGGTATTTGGTTTGATGTTGAAGTTGGTGGAAATATTGAACATTTTTATGCACCAATTTTAGGAAGTTTTAATGCTATAAATTTAACAGCTGTTATTTTAGTTGCACATTATCTAGGAATGGATATTTTAGAGATAAAAGCAGCACTTACAACTTTACCTCAAGTTGAACATAGGTTACAAAAAATTGAAGCAAATGGAAAAATTATCGTAGATGACTCTTTTAATGGAAATCTTGAAGGAATGCTTGAAGCTGTGAATATCTGTTCAAGTTATGAAGGTAGAAAAGTTATTATAACTCCTGGGCTTGTAGAATCAACTGACGAAGCAAATATACTTTTAGCAAAAGCAATAGATGAAAATTTTGATTATGTTATTTTGACTGGAAGTTTAAATACTCAACTTTTAAAAGCAAATATAAATGAAAATAAAGTCTATATTTTAAAAGATAAATCAAAAATGCAAGAAGTTTTAGCAGAACTTACAAGAACTGGTGATTTAATTTTATTTGCAAACGATGCACCAAATTTTATATAA
- a CDS encoding HIT family protein yields MEHLYAPWRYEYVSEDKIEGCVFCHIGKNLKDEKLQVIFSDEYCYVVMNKYPYSPGHIMVIPYFHTCNIEDLDENVWLKISIRVRQAVKLLKEIMPCEGCNIGMNLGRAAGAGIEQHVHYHILPRWIGDTNFISTIGGTRVYPASFDEIFKKLKDNASKYFV; encoded by the coding sequence ATGGAACACCTTTACGCACCTTGGCGATATGAATATGTAAGTGAAGATAAAATAGAAGGTTGTGTTTTTTGTCATATTGGAAAAAACTTAAAGGATGAAAAACTACAAGTAATATTTAGTGATGAATATTGTTATGTTGTTATGAATAAATATCCATATAGTCCAGGTCATATTATGGTTATTCCTTATTTTCATACTTGTAATATCGAAGATTTGGATGAAAATGTTTGGTTAAAAATAAGCATTAGAGTAAGACAAGCTGTTAAGCTTTTAAAAGAAATTATGCCTTGTGAAGGTTGTAATATTGGAATGAATCTTGGACGTGCAGCAGGTGCTGGAATAGAACAACACGTACATTATCATATTTTACCAAGATGGATTGGTGATACAAATTTTATAAGTACAATTGGTGGAACAAGAGTTTATCCTGCTTCTTTTGATGAAATATTTAAAAAACTAAAAGATAACGCTTCTAAATATTTTGTATAA
- the rpsJ gene encoding 30S ribosomal protein S10 — MEKIRLKLKAYDHRVLDRSVASIVEAVKRTGADLRGPIPLPTKIRRYTVIKGPHVNKDSREQFEIRVHSRIIDIIVATPETVDSLMKLDLAPEVDVEVRSMGQE, encoded by the coding sequence ATGGAAAAAATCAGATTAAAGCTTAAAGCTTATGATCATAGAGTTTTAGACAGAAGTGTTGCTTCAATTGTTGAAGCCGTAAAAAGAACTGGTGCTGATTTGAGAGGTCCAATCCCTCTTCCAACAAAAATCAGAAGATACACAGTTATTAAAGGTCCTCACGTAAATAAAGATTCAAGAGAACAATTTGAAATCAGAGTTCATTCAAGAATTATTGATATCATAGTTGCAACTCCTGAAACAGTAGATTCATTAATGAAACTTGACTTAGCTCCTGAAGTTGATGTTGAAGTTAGATCAATGGGTCAAGAATAA
- the rplC gene encoding 50S ribosomal protein L3 has protein sequence MEFIVQKIGMSRTVSVPSTAVTLLRVLDTKVCEVTEGVALVSYSNGKKFNKAIEGQQKKFNLSKEFNRFATITVANAEAGDLDVSGLGEAKVVKSTFKTKGRGFSGAVKRWNFAGGRASHGHRMGKRTGSIGNCEWPGRVQPGKKMPGQYGNTNVSVKNEIISFDAETGILVLKGSVSGANGSLGKIKVAK, from the coding sequence ATGGAATTTATAGTTCAAAAAATCGGTATGAGTAGAACAGTTTCTGTTCCAAGTACAGCTGTTACACTTTTAAGAGTTCTTGATACAAAAGTATGTGAAGTAACTGAAGGTGTAGCACTAGTTTCTTATAGCAATGGTAAAAAATTTAACAAAGCTATTGAAGGTCAACAAAAAAAATTCAACTTATCTAAAGAGTTTAATAGATTTGCAACAATTACTGTAGCAAATGCTGAAGCTGGTGATTTAGATGTTTCTGGATTAGGTGAAGCTAAAGTAGTAAAATCAACTTTTAAAACAAAAGGTAGAGGTTTCTCTGGTGCTGTTAAAAGATGGAATTTTGCTGGTGGTAGAGCATCTCATGGTCACAGAATGGGTAAAAGAACTGGTTCAATCGGTAACTGCGAATGGCCAGGAAGAGTTCAGCCAGGTAAAAAAATGCCAGGGCAATACGGAAATACAAATGTATCTGTAAAAAATGAAATTATTTCATTTGATGCTGAAACAGGAATTTTAGTTTTAAAAGGTTCAGTATCTGGTGCAAATGGTTCATTAGGAAAAATAAAGGTTGCTAAATGA
- the rplD gene encoding 50S ribosomal protein L4: MSKAIVLNEKFENNGEVVLPASYEEINSHNLYLYVKSYLASLRANTARAKTRAEVSGGGKKPKAQKGSGAARWGSKRSPLFVGGGQAFGPTKRNYNQKVNKKQKALALKYALNAQANNGSLFVVDSLKIESGKTKEAVAVLSKINKRDTLIVCDVIDEKTYLAFRNIKNCYMVEKQEVNAYLIAVYHSVLIEKSVLDALTKEA, encoded by the coding sequence ATGAGCAAAGCTATAGTATTAAATGAAAAATTTGAAAATAATGGTGAAGTAGTTTTACCAGCAAGTTATGAAGAGATTAACTCTCACAACTTATATTTATATGTAAAATCATATTTAGCTTCATTAAGAGCAAACACTGCAAGAGCTAAAACTAGAGCAGAAGTAAGCGGTGGTGGTAAAAAACCTAAAGCGCAAAAAGGTTCTGGAGCAGCTAGATGGGGTTCAAAAAGATCACCATTATTTGTTGGTGGAGGACAAGCATTTGGTCCTACAAAAAGAAACTATAACCAAAAAGTAAATAAAAAACAAAAAGCTTTAGCATTAAAATATGCTTTAAATGCACAAGCTAATAATGGTTCGTTATTTGTTGTTGATTCATTAAAAATTGAATCAGGTAAAACAAAAGAAGCAGTTGCAGTTTTAAGTAAAATAAATAAGAGAGATACATTAATAGTATGTGATGTTATTGATGAAAAAACTTATTTAGCATTTAGAAATATTAAAAACTGTTATATGGTTGAAAAGCAAGAAGTTAACGCTTATTTAATTGCTGTTTACCACTCAGTACTAATTGAAAAATCAGTACTTGATGCATTAACAAAAGAGGCTTAA
- a CDS encoding 50S ribosomal protein L23, producing MADITDIKAILYTEKTIELQENGVIVVQTSPRMTKNGLKEVFKEYFGVTPSKVNSLRQDGKVKRFRGKIGKRADFKKFYVTLPEGAAIANLSA from the coding sequence ATGGCAGATATTACAGATATTAAAGCAATATTATATACAGAAAAAACAATTGAGCTTCAAGAAAATGGTGTAATCGTTGTTCAAACTAGTCCAAGAATGACTAAAAACGGTTTAAAAGAAGTATTTAAAGAGTATTTTGGTGTTACTCCATCAAAAGTTAATTCTTTGAGACAAGATGGTAAAGTTAAAAGATTTAGAGGAAAAATCGGTAAAAGAGCTGATTTCAAAAAATTCTATGTAACATTACCAGAGGGCGCAGCTATTGCGAACCTATCAGCTTAA
- the rplB gene encoding 50S ribosomal protein L2, whose protein sequence is MAIKKFRPITPARRFMSVMDTSDITSKPTVRSLLVKVKASAGRNNNGRITSRHKEAGAKKLYRIIDFKRNKFGIEGTVATVEYDPYRNCRICLVSYLDGDKRYIIQPSGLKVGDKVQAAESGLDILPGNAMQLSNIPVGTMVHNIELKPGKGAQIARAAGGYAQIMGREDKYVILRLPSGEMRKILGVCMATVGVVGNEDYTNMVVGKAGRSRHLGIRPQTRGSAMNPIDHPHGGGEGKTNSGRHPVTPWGMPTKGYKTRKKKASDKLIISKRKK, encoded by the coding sequence ATGGCAATTAAAAAATTTAGACCAATAACTCCTGCAAGAAGATTTATGTCTGTTATGGATACTTCTGATATTACTTCAAAACCAACAGTTAGATCTTTACTTGTAAAAGTAAAAGCAAGCGCTGGTAGAAATAATAACGGTAGAATTACATCTAGACACAAAGAAGCAGGTGCTAAAAAATTATATAGAATTATTGATTTCAAAAGAAATAAATTCGGTATTGAAGGTACAGTAGCAACTGTTGAATATGACCCATACAGAAACTGCAGAATTTGTCTTGTTTCTTATTTAGATGGTGATAAAAGATATATTATTCAACCTTCTGGATTAAAAGTTGGTGATAAAGTACAAGCTGCTGAATCAGGATTAGATATTTTACCTGGAAATGCAATGCAACTAAGTAATATTCCAGTTGGTACAATGGTTCATAACATTGAATTAAAACCTGGAAAAGGTGCTCAAATTGCTAGAGCTGCTGGTGGATATGCACAAATTATGGGTAGAGAAGATAAATATGTTATCTTAAGATTACCTTCTGGTGAAATGAGAAAAATTCTTGGTGTTTGTATGGCTACAGTTGGTGTAGTTGGAAATGAAGATTATACAAATATGGTTGTTGGTAAAGCTGGTAGAAGTAGACACCTTGGTATTAGACCTCAAACAAGAGGATCTGCGATGAACCCTATCGATCACCCACACGGTGGAGGGGAAGGTAAAACTAACTCTGGTAGACATCCTGTTACTCCATGGGGTATGCCAACTAAAGGTTATAAAACTAGAAAGAAAAAAGCTAGTGACAAACTAATCATTTCAAAAAGAAAGAAGTAA
- the rpsS gene encoding 30S ribosomal protein S19, protein MARSIKKGPFVDAHLMKKVLSANSANDKKPIKTWSRRSTVLPEMIGITFNVHNGRNFVPVLITENHVGYKLGEFAPTRTFKGHKGSVQRKA, encoded by the coding sequence ATGGCAAGATCAATAAAAAAAGGACCATTTGTAGACGCACACCTAATGAAAAAAGTTCTTAGTGCAAATAGTGCTAATGATAAAAAACCAATTAAAACTTGGTCAAGAAGATCAACTGTATTACCAGAAATGATTGGAATAACTTTTAATGTGCACAATGGAAGAAACTTTGTTCCTGTATTAATTACAGAGAACCATGTTGGATATAAATTAGGTGAGTTTGCACCAACTAGAACATTTAAGGGCCATAAAGGTTCTGTTCAAAGAAAGGCATAA
- the rplV gene encoding 50S ribosomal protein L22 → MAKAILKFIRVSPIKARLIAREVQGMNAEYAIASLQFTPNKAAGIISKVIASAVANAGLDPVDAVITSARVDKGPVLKRFTPRARGSASPKHKPTAHIMIEVAAATKGDK, encoded by the coding sequence ATGGCTAAAGCAATATTAAAATTTATTAGAGTTTCTCCTATTAAAGCAAGACTTATTGCAAGAGAAGTTCAAGGAATGAATGCAGAGTATGCTATTGCATCTTTACAATTTACTCCAAATAAAGCTGCTGGAATTATCTCTAAAGTTATCGCATCTGCTGTTGCAAATGCAGGTTTAGATCCAGTTGATGCAGTTATTACATCAGCTAGAGTAGATAAAGGACCAGTTTTAAAAAGATTTACTCCAAGAGCAAGAGGTTCAGCTTCACCAAAGCATAAACCAACTGCACATATTATGATTGAAGTAGCTGCTGCAACTAAAGGAGACAAATAA
- the rpsC gene encoding 30S ribosomal protein S3: protein MGQKVNPIGLRLGINRNWESRWFPKFETMPANVAEDDKIRKYVKKELYYAGIAQTVVERTAKKVRVTVVAARPGIIIGKKGADVEKLKDALSKLVGKEIAVNIKEERKPQISAQLSAENVAQQLERRVAFRRAMKRVMQNALKGGAKGIKVSVSGRLGGAEMARTEWYLEGRVPLHTLRARIDYGFAEAHTTYGCIGIKVWIFKGEVLAKGIPTEKAEETTSKPKRRPAKKRGK, encoded by the coding sequence ATGGGTCAAAAAGTTAATCCAATTGGACTAAGATTAGGTATTAATAGAAACTGGGAATCAAGATGGTTTCCTAAATTTGAAACTATGCCTGCAAACGTTGCAGAAGATGACAAAATCAGAAAGTATGTAAAAAAAGAGTTATACTATGCTGGAATTGCTCAAACTGTTGTTGAAAGAACTGCTAAAAAAGTAAGAGTTACAGTTGTTGCTGCTAGACCTGGTATTATTATCGGTAAAAAAGGTGCAGATGTTGAAAAACTTAAAGATGCACTTTCAAAATTAGTTGGTAAAGAAATCGCTGTTAACATCAAAGAAGAAAGAAAACCACAAATTTCTGCTCAATTATCTGCTGAAAATGTTGCTCAACAATTAGAAAGAAGAGTTGCATTCAGAAGAGCTATGAAAAGAGTTATGCAAAATGCATTAAAAGGTGGAGCAAAAGGTATTAAAGTATCTGTTTCTGGAAGACTTGGTGGTGCTGAAATGGCAAGAACTGAGTGGTATTTAGAAGGAAGAGTTCCATTACATACTTTAAGAGCAAGAATTGATTATGGTTTTGCTGAAGCTCATACAACTTATGGTTGTATTGGTATTAAAGTTTGGATTTTTAAAGGTGAAGTATTAGCAAAAGGTATTCCTACTGAAAAAGCTGAAGAAACAACTTCTAAACCAAAAAGAAGACCAGCAAAGAAAAGAGGTAAATAA
- the rplP gene encoding 50S ribosomal protein L16, whose product MLMPKRTKFRKMMKGRNRGMAHRGNSLAYGDFGIKAVEHGRIDSRQIEASRIAMTRKVKRQAKVWIMVFPDKPLTAKPLETRMGKGKGSVDKWVMNIKPGRICFEMAGVGEELAREALALAMHKLPFKTKIVTRDSENELY is encoded by the coding sequence ATGTTAATGCCTAAAAGAACTAAATTTAGAAAAATGATGAAAGGACGAAATAGAGGTATGGCTCATAGAGGTAACTCTTTAGCGTACGGAGATTTCGGAATTAAAGCTGTTGAGCATGGAAGAATCGATTCAAGACAAATTGAAGCGTCAAGAATTGCTATGACAAGAAAAGTAAAAAGACAAGCTAAAGTTTGGATTATGGTATTCCCAGACAAACCACTTACTGCTAAACCATTAGAAACAAGAATGGGTAAAGGTAAAGGTTCAGTTGATAAATGGGTTATGAACATTAAGCCTGGAAGAATTTGTTTTGAGATGGCAGGTGTTGGTGAAGAATTAGCAAGAGAAGCTTTAGCTTTAGCTATGCACAAATTACCATTCAAAACTAAAATTGTAACAAGAGATAGCGAAAATGAACTATACTGA
- the rpmC gene encoding 50S ribosomal protein L29, with protein sequence MNYTDLKDKNLNELQVLLKEKKVLLFELKAKLKTMQLTNTSELRATKKDIAKIQTALTAVKAN encoded by the coding sequence ATGAACTATACTGATTTAAAAGACAAAAACTTGAATGAATTACAAGTATTATTAAAAGAGAAAAAGGTGCTTCTTTTTGAATTAAAAGCTAAGCTAAAAACTATGCAGTTAACTAACACTTCTGAATTAAGAGCAACAAAAAAAGATATTGCAAAAATTCAAACAGCTTTAACTGCTGTAAAAGCTAACTAA
- the rpsQ gene encoding 30S ribosomal protein S17, with amino-acid sequence MTHKREIQGVVVKKSGDKTASVLVTRSVLHPKYHKTVKRFKKYLIHDEKNELNVGDSVIAIECRPLSKTKSFRLKTIVATGVK; translated from the coding sequence ATGACACATAAAAGAGAGATTCAAGGTGTAGTGGTAAAAAAATCAGGTGATAAAACTGCTTCTGTATTAGTTACAAGATCTGTTTTACACCCAAAATATCACAAAACGGTAAAAAGATTTAAAAAATATTTAATTCATGATGAAAAAAATGAGTTAAATGTTGGTGATAGTGTTATCGCTATTGAGTGTAGACCATTGTCAAAGACTAAATCTTTTAGATTAAAGACGATAGTTGCTACAGGAGTTAAATAA
- the rplN gene encoding 50S ribosomal protein L14, giving the protein MIQSFTRLNVADNTGAKEIMCIKVLGGSKRRYATVGDVIVASVKKALPTGKIKKGQVVKAVVVRTHKEVQRENGSLIRFDDNAAVILDAKREPVGTRIFGPVAREVRYSGFMKIVSLAPEVL; this is encoded by the coding sequence ATGATTCAAAGTTTTACAAGATTAAATGTAGCTGACAACACAGGTGCTAAAGAGATTATGTGTATCAAAGTTTTAGGTGGTTCTAAAAGAAGATACGCAACTGTTGGTGATGTTATTGTTGCTTCAGTTAAAAAAGCTCTACCAACTGGAAAAATTAAAAAAGGTCAAGTTGTAAAAGCTGTTGTTGTTAGAACTCATAAAGAAGTTCAAAGAGAAAATGGTTCATTAATTAGATTTGATGATAATGCAGCTGTTATTCTTGATGCAAAAAGAGAACCAGTTGGAACAAGAATTTTTGGACCAGTTGCTAGGGAAGTTAGATATTCAGGTTTCATGAAAATCGTTTCACTTGCACCGGAGGTATTATAA
- the rplX gene encoding 50S ribosomal protein L24 — protein MAIKLKIKKGDTVKIIAGDDKGKTGEVLAVLPKEKKVIVKDCKVAKKTVKPDQEKNPEGGFVNKEMPIDISNVAKVEGE, from the coding sequence ATGGCAATTAAATTAAAAATTAAAAAAGGTGATACTGTAAAAATCATCGCTGGTGATGATAAAGGTAAAACTGGAGAAGTTTTAGCTGTATTACCAAAAGAAAAAAAAGTAATCGTTAAAGATTGCAAAGTTGCTAAAAAAACTGTTAAACCTGATCAAGAAAAAAATCCAGAAGGTGGATTTGTAAACAAAGAAATGCCAATTGATATTTCAAATGTAGCAAAAGTAGAAGGTGAGTAA
- the rplE gene encoding 50S ribosomal protein L5, translated as MASRLFEKYKSEIKPVLETEFPKNKTLTAKLEKVVISVGAGEAMKDSKLIQNIEDTISLIAGQKAVKVIAKKSVAGFKVREGMPVGVKVTLRGEQMYHFLDKLCNVALPRVKDFRGLNKNGFDGRGNFNFGLDEQLMFPEVVYDNIIKTHGMNISIATSATNDAEAYRLLELVGIPFTKGRA; from the coding sequence ATGGCATCAAGATTATTTGAAAAATATAAATCAGAAATTAAACCAGTTTTAGAAACTGAATTTCCAAAAAATAAAACTTTAACAGCAAAATTAGAGAAAGTAGTTATCTCTGTTGGTGCTGGTGAAGCTATGAAAGATTCTAAATTAATTCAAAATATTGAAGATACAATTTCTTTAATTGCTGGTCAAAAAGCTGTTAAAGTTATTGCTAAAAAATCAGTAGCTGGATTTAAAGTAAGAGAAGGTATGCCAGTTGGTGTTAAAGTTACTTTAAGAGGTGAACAAATGTATCATTTCTTAGATAAACTATGCAATGTTGCATTACCAAGAGTTAAAGACTTTAGAGGTCTTAATAAAAATGGATTTGATGGTAGAGGAAACTTTAACTTTGGACTAGATGAGCAATTAATGTTCCCTGAAGTAGTTTATGATAACATCATTAAAACACACGGTATGAATATTTCAATTGCTACTAGTGCAACTAATGATGCTGAAGCATACAGATTATTAGAATTAGTAGGAATTCCATTTACAAAAGGAAGAGCGTAA
- a CDS encoding type Z 30S ribosomal protein S14, protein MAKKSMIAKQQRTPKFAVRAYTRCSVCGRPHSVYRDFGLCRVCLRKMANEGLLPGVRKASW, encoded by the coding sequence ATGGCAAAGAAATCTATGATCGCTAAACAACAAAGAACACCTAAGTTTGCTGTAAGAGCATACACAAGATGTTCTGTTTGTGGAAGACCTCACTCTGTTTATAGAGATTTTGGTTTATGTAGAGTTTGTTTAAGAAAAATGGCTAACGAAGGTTTATTACCAGGTGTTAGAAAAGCTAGTTGGTAG